Sequence from the Nitrospinaceae bacterium genome:
GGGTTCGGTCATTCCGAGGAATTGCTGGGCAAGACCTTAAAGCCCGTCCGCGATAAAATTTTACTCGCCACCAAATGCGGATTGGTGTGGGATAAGGAACAACTGGGATCGATCGCAAAAAATGCCACACGGGATTCCATTTTAAAGGAAATCGACCAGAGCCTGCGCCGCCTTAAGACCGACGTCATCGATCTTTACCAGGTCCACTGGCCGGACGTGAACACCCCGCAGGAAGAAACCATGCAGACCCTTTTAGAGATTCAAAAGCAGGGAAAGATCCGCCACATCGGCGTCAGCAATTATTCCGTTGAGCAGATGCAGGAATGTCTGAAGGTCGGGAACATCGTCTCTCTGCAACCGGAATACAGTTTGCTGGCCCGCTCCATCGAAAAGGACACCGTTCCCTTCTGCATAGAAAACCGGATCGGCATCATCGCTTACAGTCCGCTTGCGTCCGGCGTGTTGACGGGCAAATACGACAAATCCACCCGCTTTACAGACTGGCGCAGTAAGGGCATCATCGGCACGTTCACCGGTGAAGGCTACGAAAAGAATATCGACAAGGTGGAGGGGCTCAAGGAAGTGGCGAAGCCAACGGGTAAAACCTGCGGTCAGACGGCCATCAACTGGGTGACCCGTCAACCGGGACTGACCACGGCGCTGGTGGGCGTTAAAAATGAACGCCAAATGGAAGAAAACCTGGATGCCGTTGGATGGGAGCCCACCCCGCAACAACAGGAAAAAATCGAGAAAATTTTTGCCATTGAATGACAGAGTGCTCCGAAAGGTTTTTCTTAAAACATTGGGTTAATTCTGTCCAAAAATTTTCTTTTCGAAGTGGTCCGGGCTTTCCCCGTCACCCGGCTCTGACTGTAGCGATTTTTGGTGTTCAGCATACGCTTGGCCCAATTCCATGGAATGCCTTTTGACTTGATCGACGAGTTCAGCGGTCTTAGGGTCATCGGGGTTCAGCCGGGAAAGAGCCAGGGACATGTTTTCCAGTCCTACCTGCAAATCGCTTTTTGTTCTGTTCTCCGCGTTTATGGCAAGTTGATCGATCTGGTTATAGACGTTTTTTTCCACCGACATCAATTCCCGTTTCATGAGAGTCTGCAGAGTATGAATGCTGGATTCCAAGCTGGCCATTTGCGCGCGTTGCAGGGTGGAGTTTGTATACAGGAAGCCGAGCAACAATACGATGAGGCCGGTATAAAACAGGATTTTCAGCGTTGTGTTTTCACTTTTACGTTTTTGAATATTCAGTTTGATGGTTTCCAGTTCTGACGAGATGGTTCCCATCGAATCCTTCAACTGGTCAATTTGATATTCAAGCGCTTTATCGGCTTTCTTTCCGGTAGCACCATCGTCGTTTGTTTTTTCGTTATC
This genomic interval carries:
- a CDS encoding oxidoreductase, whose amino-acid sequence is MEYRKLGNSDLQVSVIGFGAWGIGGAPFWSTEGDHPSCKAILKAVDLGINFFDTAPVYGFGHSEELLGKTLKPVRDKILLATKCGLVWDKEQLGSIAKNATRDSILKEIDQSLRRLKTDVIDLYQVHWPDVNTPQEETMQTLLEIQKQGKIRHIGVSNYSVEQMQECLKVGNIVSLQPEYSLLARSIEKDTVPFCIENRIGIIAYSPLASGVLTGKYDKSTRFTDWRSKGIIGTFTGEGYEKNIDKVEGLKEVAKPTGKTCGQTAINWVTRQPGLTTALVGVKNERQMEENLDAVGWEPTPQQQEKIEKIFAIE